From Roseburia hominis, the proteins below share one genomic window:
- a CDS encoding site-specific integrase, producing MYEDIFNSIRQAAEKRNLRERTIQLYCSDVSYFLRCTNKPVTDLTLEDADAFLTMKRLEGRSPETHNHYRSAIKFFYKRVLKIRWDDDEIPAMKRERNLPTVLTHQEINAIIDATTNLKHKAIIATMYSSGLRVSEVIHLHYDDISRTNLTIHVRETKGRIDRYTILSRRNLDLLTEYWYQCGRPKGILFPSSWTGGYLEPNSINQFFKESARRAGITRRVSSHACRHSFASHLFESGTDIKYIQSLLGHVDPRSTDIYLHVSNKTLLGIRSPFDAPEGGES from the coding sequence ATGTACGAAGATATTTTTAATTCCATCCGCCAAGCTGCGGAAAAACGCAACCTTAGAGAACGGACCATTCAACTGTATTGCAGTGATGTCAGCTATTTCCTGCGCTGCACCAATAAGCCTGTTACTGACCTCACACTCGAGGATGCAGATGCCTTTCTTACCATGAAACGTCTGGAAGGCAGATCGCCGGAAACACATAATCATTATCGTTCAGCAATCAAGTTCTTCTACAAAAGAGTATTGAAGATACGCTGGGACGATGATGAAATTCCTGCAATGAAGCGGGAACGTAATCTTCCAACAGTCCTTACCCATCAGGAGATAAATGCCATCATTGATGCAACAACGAACCTGAAGCATAAAGCCATCATTGCGACCATGTATTCCTCTGGATTGCGCGTATCCGAGGTGATCCATCTCCACTATGATGATATTTCCCGTACCAACTTGACCATTCATGTCCGTGAGACAAAGGGAAGGATCGACCGGTATACGATCCTTTCCCGGAGAAATCTGGATCTTCTCACAGAGTACTGGTATCAGTGCGGCCGTCCGAAAGGCATTCTTTTCCCAAGCTCATGGACCGGTGGATACCTTGAGCCGAACAGTATCAACCAGTTCTTTAAAGAAAGTGCCAGACGCGCCGGTATTACCCGCCGTGTTTCTTCCCATGCGTGCCGCCATAGTTTTGCAAGCCACCTGTTTGAAAGTGGAACGGATATCAAATATATCCAGTCCCTTCTTGGTCATGTTGATCCCCGCTCTACGGATATATACCTTCATGTAAGCAACAAAACTCTTCTTGGTATCCGCAGCCCTTTTGATGCTCCGGAAGGCGGTGAATCATGA
- a CDS encoding GNAT family N-acetyltransferase — MDKQKIRIDIEALSSKYTVRRLSVDDLERIYTLSLGNPLFFRYCPPFVTRESILADMRALPPGMTPDDKYYVGFFQDDKLIAVMDLITNYPDTHTVFIGLFMMEKSEQGRGIGSGIVSECARYFKSVGGHYIRLGFAKGNPQSEAFWRKNGFEPVGIETDNGTYIAVVMRRVL; from the coding sequence TTGGATAAACAGAAAATACGGATCGACATAGAGGCATTGTCCTCAAAATATACTGTGCGAAGATTGTCTGTGGATGATTTAGAGCGTATCTATACCCTTTCCCTGGGCAATCCACTGTTTTTTCGATATTGTCCGCCTTTTGTTACAAGGGAGAGTATTCTTGCGGACATGAGAGCACTTCCACCTGGGATGACGCCTGACGATAAATACTATGTGGGATTCTTTCAAGATGACAAGCTGATTGCAGTCATGGATCTGATAACGAATTATCCTGACACGCATACCGTTTTTATCGGACTGTTTATGATGGAGAAGAGTGAACAGGGCCGTGGGATAGGGTCTGGTATTGTTAGCGAGTGTGCCCGCTATTTTAAAAGCGTTGGCGGTCACTATATCAGACTTGGGTTTGCAAAAGGAAATCCTCAAAGTGAAGCATTTTGGAGAAAAAACGGATTTGAACCTGTTGGGATAGAAACTGATAACGGAACATATATAGCCGTTGTCATGAGAAGAGTATTATAA
- a CDS encoding sugar ABC transporter permease: MDKAGMTGRKKTFLLITIPIMILFFCFNTLPLIQGVIYSFTNFKGYGSYDWVGLRNYIDLFQDGRVGGSYLFTFKLAVCATIVVNVISLLLALGLNSKIKFKSALRGAYFIPNILGALVVGYIFNYFFTYILPVWGQMIGSKTLGSSMLSNEKLAWIAVVIVCAWQSIAMNTIIYISGLQTVPEDVYEAGSIDGATGWKQFRHLTFPLIFSFFTINMVLCIKNFLMVFDQIMALTKGGPAQSTESISYLIYQNGMGGGQFGFQSANAVVFFVVIVVISGLQLGASSKKEEQL; this comes from the coding sequence ATGGATAAAGCAGGAATGACTGGTAGAAAGAAAACATTTCTATTAATAACAATCCCGATCATGATACTGTTCTTCTGTTTTAATACCCTGCCGCTGATTCAGGGTGTGATCTACAGTTTCACGAACTTCAAGGGATACGGGAGTTACGACTGGGTCGGACTTCGGAACTATATTGACCTGTTCCAGGACGGCCGTGTAGGAGGCTCATATCTGTTCACATTTAAACTGGCTGTATGTGCGACCATCGTTGTAAACGTGATCAGCCTTCTTCTGGCACTGGGACTTAACAGCAAGATTAAATTCAAAAGTGCGCTGCGTGGAGCATACTTTATCCCGAATATTCTGGGCGCATTGGTTGTAGGTTACATTTTCAACTACTTCTTTACTTACATTCTTCCGGTTTGGGGACAGATGATTGGAAGCAAGACTCTTGGTTCCAGTATGCTGTCCAATGAGAAGCTGGCCTGGATTGCAGTAGTTATTGTCTGTGCATGGCAGTCCATTGCTATGAACACGATCATTTACATCTCCGGCCTTCAGACCGTTCCGGAGGACGTATACGAGGCAGGCTCCATCGACGGAGCTACCGGTTGGAAGCAGTTCAGACACTTAACCTTCCCGCTGATCTTCTCATTCTTTACCATCAACATGGTGCTTTGTATCAAGAACTTCCTGATGGTATTCGATCAGATCATGGCTTTGACAAAAGGCGGTCCGGCTCAGTCGACCGAGTCTATCTCATACCTGATCTATCAGAATGGTATGGGCGGCGGCCAGTTCGGTTTCCAGAGTGCCAACGCAGTCGTATTCTTCGTGGTGATCGTAGTGATCTCCGGACTGCAGCTTGGAGCATCAAGTAAGAAGGAGGAACAGTTATAA
- a CDS encoding carbohydrate ABC transporter permease, giving the protein MKTKVKERVNWPITILLIVGLITVAFPLYMTIVIAFKQPSEMTNSIAGILSLPKSWSIANFAEAMRVTDFWRSLGNSFIITILTVVVSIVIHSLAGYAIGRNKAKSKFYSFVYLYIVSGMFVPFAILMMPLVKQTAMIGLANWVGVIVLYVVFYMPMNVLLYSGYLVNIPMALEEAAYVDGATTWQTYWKIIFPIMKPMHATVAVLTALGTWNDVMTPLVIMSGSGMTTLPLAQMTFQTQFGTNYNLAFASYLLALLPILIFYLVCQKQILNGVVNGAVK; this is encoded by the coding sequence ATGAAAACGAAAGTAAAAGAAAGAGTCAATTGGCCAATTACGATCCTGCTCATTGTGGGACTTATAACTGTAGCATTCCCTCTGTATATGACGATCGTAATCGCATTTAAGCAGCCCAGCGAAATGACCAACAGCATCGCAGGTATCCTGTCTCTTCCGAAGAGCTGGAGTATTGCAAACTTCGCTGAGGCGATGAGAGTTACCGATTTCTGGCGTTCACTTGGAAACAGCTTTATCATTACGATTCTTACCGTCGTGGTTTCCATCGTGATTCACTCTCTGGCCGGTTATGCGATTGGCCGTAATAAAGCGAAGAGCAAATTCTACAGCTTTGTGTATCTGTACATTGTAAGTGGTATGTTCGTACCATTCGCGATTCTGATGATGCCTCTGGTAAAACAGACTGCGATGATCGGACTTGCTAACTGGGTTGGTGTAATCGTACTTTACGTTGTATTCTATATGCCGATGAACGTACTTCTTTACTCAGGCTATCTGGTAAATATTCCGATGGCTCTTGAGGAGGCGGCTTATGTAGACGGCGCTACGACCTGGCAGACATACTGGAAGATCATCTTCCCGATCATGAAGCCGATGCACGCTACCGTGGCAGTTCTTACCGCACTGGGAACCTGGAACGACGTTATGACACCGCTTGTTATTATGTCCGGTTCCGGAATGACCACCCTGCCGCTGGCACAGATGACATTCCAGACACAGTTCGGAACGAACTACAACCTGGCATTCGCTTCTTACCTTCTGGCACTTTTGCCGATCCTGATCTTCTATCTGGTTTGTCAGAAGCAGATCCTGAACGGCGTTGTAAATGGTGCTGTAAAATAG
- a CDS encoding HAMP domain-containing sensor histidine kinase, with product MDKIRNLSVRKTILLYLAVGLVCGFVCSAIVEEAASRVQEHVWWKYVDEEEYFKAISGEFDEELKTPYYKAEIPRPFASDMSKRDHQISETCDFLQTYSVLILSISASCVAVFLFYQHKLRQPLEELNRASKRIAENDLDFHVTYENQDEMGRLCREFERMRGQLAKNQQELWRIIEEERELRAAIAHDIRSPLSVLKGYQEMLTNYLPDGSIDMEKAVEMLSESRKQIERMDSFVETMRKMNSLKQRTLLTGPITAEQMKQDIQAELVILKAEAEREVFLAVQGDQELFWGDKEVILEVAENLLSNALRYAKERIEVQVDVAFGELKIRVVDDGSGFMESSEMVTKAFHQQNARDSLKHAGMGMYISRLYCEKHGGKLLIENQERGGAAVTAVFRRIV from the coding sequence ATGGACAAGATAAGAAATCTTTCGGTCAGGAAAACGATTCTTCTGTATCTGGCAGTGGGTCTGGTGTGCGGATTTGTGTGCTCGGCTATCGTGGAGGAAGCAGCGTCCCGAGTGCAGGAACATGTCTGGTGGAAGTATGTGGACGAGGAGGAGTATTTTAAGGCGATAAGCGGAGAGTTTGATGAGGAGCTTAAGACGCCTTATTATAAAGCGGAGATTCCAAGGCCTTTCGCCTCAGATATGAGTAAAAGGGATCATCAGATTTCTGAAACCTGTGATTTTTTGCAGACGTATTCCGTGTTGATTTTGTCGATCAGTGCTTCCTGCGTGGCAGTCTTTCTTTTTTATCAGCACAAGCTGAGGCAGCCTCTCGAGGAACTTAACAGGGCGTCTAAGCGAATTGCCGAAAATGACCTGGATTTCCATGTCACCTATGAAAACCAGGACGAGATGGGGCGTCTGTGCCGGGAATTTGAGCGCATGCGCGGGCAGCTTGCCAAAAATCAGCAGGAATTGTGGCGGATCATAGAGGAGGAGCGGGAACTCAGGGCGGCCATCGCACATGATATACGTTCGCCGCTTTCTGTCCTGAAAGGGTATCAGGAGATGCTCACCAACTACCTGCCGGACGGGAGCATTGACATGGAAAAGGCGGTGGAAATGTTATCAGAGAGCAGGAAACAGATCGAGCGTATGGACAGTTTTGTGGAGACGATGCGGAAAATGAACAGTCTGAAGCAGAGGACGCTTCTTACGGGGCCGATCACGGCAGAGCAGATGAAACAGGATATTCAGGCAGAGCTTGTGATATTGAAGGCAGAGGCGGAAAGGGAAGTGTTCCTGGCGGTGCAGGGGGATCAGGAACTGTTCTGGGGAGATAAAGAAGTGATTCTGGAAGTGGCGGAGAATCTGTTATCCAATGCTTTGCGCTATGCAAAAGAGAGGATAGAGGTGCAGGTCGACGTCGCCTTTGGGGAACTCAAAATACGTGTGGTCGATGACGGCAGTGGATTTATGGAATCATCGGAGATGGTCACGAAGGCGTTTCATCAGCAGAACGCCAGGGACAGCCTGAAGCATGCAGGAATGGGAATGTACATCAGCAGGCTGTACTGCGAAAAGCATGGGGGAAAGCTGCTGATAGAAAATCAGGAGAGGGGCGGCGCTGCGGTGACCGCGGTATTTCGTCGGATTGTGTAA
- a CDS encoding IS91 family transposase, whose amino-acid sequence MSENCTIQDVFNRFYSDYEKTHELSAAQRKAAYHIMNCKTGAFGVNVSVCEDCGCISVHYNSCRDRCCPMCQEFPKEKWVDARREDILDAPYFHVVFTVPEELNPVIYSNQKSLYNALYHAASDTLSELARDKKYLGADIGYICILHTWGSAMNFHPHIHTIVLGGGLDAKNHWKDNGEDFFLPVKVISRVFRGKYLAGLKQLWTDGKLEFHGTAEPYKNHYAFMELLDTCYAKEWIPYCKKPFRGAESVIKYLGKYTHRIAISNYRIKGMTDSTVTFTVKDYKNQGQWKELTLPGEEFIRRFLMHVPPKRFVRIRHYGLLSSRNKNKKIILCRNLLGCKKYISRLKDLDAPAIIKLLYNKDVCKYSSCGGNIIPLPSGRYYTRPEPHLLC is encoded by the coding sequence ATGAGCGAAAACTGCACGATACAGGATGTGTTTAACCGCTTTTATTCTGACTATGAGAAAACTCATGAACTGTCTGCGGCACAGCGAAAAGCAGCTTATCACATCATGAATTGCAAAACCGGTGCATTTGGTGTTAATGTAAGTGTTTGCGAGGACTGCGGCTGTATCTCCGTCCATTATAATTCCTGCAGGGACAGGTGTTGTCCCATGTGTCAGGAGTTTCCGAAGGAAAAGTGGGTAGATGCCCGCAGGGAGGATATACTGGACGCCCCATACTTTCATGTGGTTTTCACTGTGCCTGAGGAATTAAATCCTGTCATTTACAGCAACCAGAAGTCACTCTATAATGCCTTGTATCATGCAGCTTCAGATACTTTAAGCGAACTTGCCAGAGATAAAAAATACCTTGGGGCAGACATCGGTTATATCTGTATTCTCCACACTTGGGGAAGTGCGATGAATTTCCATCCCCATATCCACACCATCGTGTTAGGCGGAGGGCTGGATGCCAAGAACCACTGGAAAGATAACGGTGAGGATTTTTTTCTCCCTGTCAAAGTCATTTCCAGGGTTTTTCGGGGCAAGTATCTTGCCGGGCTAAAACAGCTATGGACGGATGGAAAGCTGGAGTTCCATGGAACAGCGGAACCTTACAAAAATCATTATGCCTTCATGGAACTTTTGGACACCTGCTATGCCAAAGAATGGATTCCTTATTGCAAGAAGCCATTCCGTGGTGCGGAGTCTGTTATCAAATATCTTGGCAAATATACTCACAGGATTGCCATAAGCAACTACCGAATAAAGGGTATGACGGATTCCACGGTTACGTTTACTGTTAAGGATTACAAAAATCAAGGCCAGTGGAAGGAACTTACACTTCCTGGGGAAGAATTCATCCGGAGATTTCTGATGCATGTTCCTCCAAAACGTTTTGTGCGGATTCGGCATTACGGCCTGCTTTCTTCTCGGAATAAAAACAAGAAGATTATACTATGCCGCAATCTGCTTGGCTGTAAGAAATACATTTCCAGACTTAAAGATCTTGATGCGCCCGCTATTATCAAACTGCTCTATAACAAGGATGTCTGCAAATACTCATCCTGCGGTGGAAACATCATTCCTCTGCCGTCTGGCAGGTATTACACAAGGCCTGAGCCACACCTATTATGTTAA
- a CDS encoding alpha-galactosidase, which translates to MSIIFDNEKRTFTLHTKDTTYQMQVDAYGFLLHLYYGNRAQGCMDYLLTYHDRGFSGNPYDVGRDRTYSMDALPQEFPCYGNGDYRSSALVVQNENGTYSCDLRYKTYEIKNGKYSLPGLPAVYASEEEAQTLEVVLEDPAIGMEAVLYYGVLEQENIITRSVKLVNTGSQKVYLEKVQSACLDFLSGKFDVINFYGRHAMERNFQRTPVSHSNMVIGSRRGTSSHQYSPVLILAEHRATEKQGSCYAMNFVYSGGFKGEVEMDQFHQTRAMIGIQDETFCYPLEPQEVFYAPEAILTYTNRGLNHLSQNMHTCIRKHICRGRYRDEVRPVLVNSWEASYFQFDGESLCRLAAHASEVGIEMLVMDDGWFGRRDDDNSGLGDWYVNEKKLGMSLSELSRRIHSLGLGFGIWVEPEMVNEDSDLYREHPDWAFTIPGRKPVRARNQLVLDFSRKEVVDHIYDQICKVLDQGEIEYLKWDMNRSISDVYSAVTRDQGKVLYDYVLGLYDFLERLHNQYPDMLIEGCSGGGGRFDAGMMYYTPQIWCSDNTDAIDRVRIQYGSSFGFPIAAVGSHVSAVPNHQTGRTTPIGTRGIVAMAGTFGYELDLGKLTFEEKEEIRRQVQAYHRFAPLIMNGDYYRLTNPFEEEVGAWAFVSKAKDQVLLNVVMLEVHGNMTTNYVRLQGLEPETMYREEGSGKVYSGAALMEVGLPILMEFGEYQSRQLYFQEQRAE; encoded by the coding sequence ATGAGTATTATTTTTGATAACGAGAAGAGAACCTTTACTTTGCATACGAAAGATACGACGTATCAGATGCAGGTAGATGCGTATGGTTTTTTACTGCATCTCTATTATGGAAACCGCGCACAGGGCTGTATGGATTATCTCCTCACCTACCATGACAGGGGATTTTCCGGGAATCCCTATGATGTGGGAAGGGACAGGACCTATTCAATGGACGCGCTGCCGCAGGAATTCCCCTGCTACGGCAACGGGGATTACAGAAGCAGCGCTCTGGTGGTACAGAATGAAAATGGAACATATAGCTGCGACTTAAGATATAAGACTTATGAGATAAAAAATGGGAAATATTCTCTTCCGGGGCTTCCGGCGGTGTATGCCTCTGAGGAGGAGGCGCAGACTTTGGAGGTCGTTCTGGAGGATCCGGCGATCGGCATGGAGGCGGTGCTGTATTATGGAGTGCTGGAACAGGAGAATATCATTACCAGAAGTGTGAAACTGGTAAATACAGGAAGCCAGAAAGTGTATCTGGAAAAGGTGCAGTCGGCGTGCCTGGATTTTCTGAGCGGCAAATTTGATGTGATCAATTTCTACGGCCGCCATGCGATGGAGCGTAATTTTCAGAGAACACCGGTGTCGCACAGCAATATGGTGATCGGAAGCCGCCGCGGTACGTCCAGTCACCAGTACAGCCCTGTCCTGATTCTTGCGGAGCACCGGGCGACGGAAAAACAGGGGAGCTGCTACGCAATGAATTTTGTATACAGCGGCGGTTTTAAAGGCGAGGTGGAGATGGACCAGTTCCATCAGACCAGGGCGATGATTGGAATTCAGGACGAGACGTTTTGCTACCCGCTGGAGCCACAGGAGGTCTTCTACGCACCGGAGGCGATCCTGACCTACACCAACCGGGGGCTGAATCATTTGTCACAAAATATGCACACCTGTATCCGGAAACATATCTGCCGGGGCAGATACCGTGATGAAGTGCGCCCGGTCCTGGTAAATAGCTGGGAAGCGTCGTATTTCCAGTTTGACGGGGAGTCCTTGTGCCGTCTTGCCGCACATGCGTCCGAAGTGGGAATCGAGATGCTGGTCATGGACGACGGCTGGTTCGGAAGGCGTGATGACGACAACAGTGGTCTTGGCGACTGGTATGTGAATGAAAAGAAGCTGGGCATGAGTCTTTCGGAGCTGAGTCGGCGTATTCATTCCCTGGGGCTGGGGTTCGGTATCTGGGTGGAGCCGGAGATGGTAAATGAGGACAGTGACCTTTACCGGGAGCACCCGGACTGGGCGTTCACCATACCGGGAAGAAAGCCTGTGCGGGCCCGCAATCAGTTGGTACTGGATTTTTCACGTAAGGAGGTCGTGGATCACATCTACGATCAGATCTGTAAGGTGCTCGATCAGGGCGAGATCGAGTATTTGAAATGGGATATGAACCGGAGCATTTCCGATGTCTATTCCGCAGTGACCAGGGACCAGGGCAAGGTTCTGTATGACTATGTGCTGGGACTTTATGATTTCCTGGAGCGGCTGCATAACCAGTACCCGGATATGCTGATCGAGGGCTGCAGCGGAGGCGGCGGAAGATTTGACGCAGGTATGATGTATTATACGCCGCAGATCTGGTGCAGCGATAATACGGACGCCATCGACCGGGTGCGGATTCAGTACGGCTCTTCCTTCGGTTTTCCGATCGCGGCGGTGGGATCTCACGTATCGGCCGTACCGAATCATCAGACCGGAAGGACGACGCCGATCGGAACCAGAGGAATCGTTGCCATGGCAGGAACTTTTGGCTATGAGCTGGATCTTGGAAAGCTGACGTTTGAGGAGAAGGAAGAGATCCGCCGTCAGGTGCAGGCTTATCACCGGTTCGCACCGCTCATCATGAACGGCGACTATTACCGGCTTACCAATCCCTTCGAGGAGGAAGTGGGCGCGTGGGCCTTCGTCTCCAAAGCGAAGGACCAGGTGCTGTTAAATGTAGTCATGCTGGAGGTTCATGGAAATATGACCACCAACTATGTCAGACTTCAGGGGCTTGAGCCGGAGACGATGTATCGGGAAGAGGGAAGCGGGAAGGTGTATAGCGGAGCGGCGCTAATGGAAGTGGGTCTTCCGATCCTGATGGAATTCGGCGAGTATCAGTCGCGGCAGCTTTATTTCCAAGAGCAGCGAGCCGAGTAG
- a CDS encoding response regulator transcription factor, with protein MQYRILIVDDDRELLKMLKSFFEIRKYAVMTAEDGMSALKMAETAPDLILLDVNMPRIDGLEVCRRIRDKVSCPILFLTARVEEQDRVNGLMSGGDDYILKPFSLKELEARIMAHLKREERRRIKSEYRFQGELLIDYAAKTVQIGEDYLELTKLEYGIIEFLSMNPGLVFDKERIYEKVCGYDAEGDSRVITELVRRIRKKMSVHTEKEYIETVWGLGYKWTR; from the coding sequence ATGCAATACAGAATTTTGATCGTAGATGACGACAGAGAGCTTCTGAAAATGTTGAAGAGTTTTTTTGAAATCCGGAAGTATGCTGTCATGACAGCCGAAGATGGAATGAGCGCATTAAAGATGGCGGAAACTGCCCCGGACCTGATCCTGTTAGATGTGAATATGCCGCGGATCGACGGGCTGGAGGTTTGTAGGCGAATACGGGACAAGGTGTCCTGCCCGATCCTGTTTTTGACGGCCAGGGTGGAGGAGCAGGACAGGGTAAACGGCCTGATGTCCGGCGGCGATGATTATATCTTAAAACCATTTAGCTTAAAAGAGCTGGAGGCAAGGATCATGGCGCACCTAAAGCGGGAGGAGCGCCGCAGGATAAAATCCGAATATCGTTTTCAGGGGGAGCTTCTGATCGATTATGCTGCGAAGACCGTGCAGATCGGCGAGGATTATCTGGAACTTACGAAGCTGGAGTATGGAATCATTGAATTTTTATCCATGAATCCCGGACTTGTTTTCGATAAGGAGAGAATCTATGAAAAGGTCTGCGGCTATGATGCGGAGGGCGACAGCCGGGTTATCACCGAATTGGTGCGCAGGATACGAAAGAAAATGAGTGTGCATACGGAAAAGGAATATATAGAAACGGTATGGGGGTTGGGGTATAAATGGACAAGATAA
- a CDS encoding ABC transporter permease subunit, which translates to MKAIARREIKNYLKRPLFWLGVVLVIFGVFQQLEPYMRIHYVSSEKEIEELIQEYPEYVPDADISDGYVPTEEKERKEIWESEIWKVLLTEFEMSQPEAEKVLEEIQELDIEDACEYLETKYQYYNTIYAYEDTAFHQGTKEEINSYIKEKLEHKRFSYYFSRKFADFAGLYMGFFATILLAALFWQDTRKNTYELLHTKPVTAGQYVAGKTAGGFLVCLLVLAILNLLFWGALSVMTGGSGFEVKLTDFLAATAMYILPNMLMIVCVHGLISLLFKNPLPAVPLLILYMVYSNMGSRNTEGMFGYYGRWLAIMVRFPGRFFDTTPPPLAMVNQSFLILASLGILVLCTQLWKRRRM; encoded by the coding sequence ATGAAAGCGATCGCAAGACGAGAGATCAAAAACTACCTGAAGAGACCGCTGTTCTGGCTGGGCGTAGTACTCGTAATTTTCGGCGTGTTTCAGCAGCTTGAACCGTACATGAGGATTCACTATGTGTCTTCTGAGAAGGAAATAGAGGAGCTGATTCAGGAGTATCCCGAGTATGTGCCTGATGCGGATATTTCCGATGGGTATGTGCCTACGGAGGAAAAAGAGCGAAAGGAAATTTGGGAGAGCGAGATCTGGAAGGTTCTCCTGACCGAATTTGAGATGAGTCAGCCGGAAGCAGAGAAGGTACTTGAAGAAATACAGGAACTGGATATTGAAGATGCCTGCGAATACCTGGAGACAAAATATCAGTATTACAATACAATTTACGCTTACGAGGATACCGCGTTCCATCAGGGAACAAAGGAGGAGATTAATTCCTATATCAAGGAAAAATTGGAGCATAAGAGATTTTCCTATTACTTTTCCAGAAAATTTGCAGATTTTGCGGGGCTTTATATGGGCTTTTTCGCCACTATTCTGCTTGCCGCACTATTCTGGCAGGATACCAGAAAAAATACGTATGAGCTTCTTCACACAAAGCCGGTCACTGCCGGGCAATATGTGGCCGGAAAAACCGCAGGGGGCTTTCTGGTGTGTCTTCTGGTCCTGGCGATCTTGAATTTACTTTTCTGGGGAGCCTTAAGCGTTATGACAGGAGGCAGCGGCTTTGAGGTAAAACTGACGGATTTCCTGGCTGCGACCGCCATGTACATTTTGCCCAATATGCTGATGATCGTATGTGTGCATGGCCTGATATCCCTGCTGTTTAAAAATCCGCTTCCGGCGGTCCCGCTTTTGATTCTCTACATGGTGTATTCGAATATGGGAAGCCGAAATACGGAGGGAATGTTCGGCTATTATGGAAGATGGCTGGCCATTATGGTGCGGTTCCCGGGACGTTTTTTTGACACCACACCGCCGCCGCTTGCGATGGTCAACCAGAGTTTTCTGATTCTGGCTTCTCTGGGGATTCTGGTTTTGTGTACACAGTTGTGGAAGAGGAGGCGCATGTGA
- a CDS encoding extracellular solute-binding protein, whose product MQRKGKIGISVLLIAAMLTAMTLTACGSKDDSGKTVIELVQYKPEAVDAFEAIEEKFNATHDDIQLKIESPNDAMTILKTRFIREDAPDIIGIGGDVNFSSFIDSDMLMDISDFEGLADIKQSYKDIDKALEYVPEEGVYAVPYVANAAGILYNREMFKEHGWEIPETWDEFISLCDEIQAEGIMPLYFGFKDVWTTLAPWNAMAVGIADADVCRQVNKGETTFTEEYREVAQKMLELLPYGPDDPFAYDYNGACTAFANGESAMYTIGSYAVPQIMSVNPDMDIDSFVFPVNDKEEDNILNSGIDLQFCVMNDCENKEAAYEVLSFLLKDESIQEYLDNQNAVPCKEGDFQLPSMLDGMKKYIDEDRMADYQDHYYPAEMSVDAQIQTFLMKKDVDAFLTKFDKDWIRYNRDIIRKVEDYEAEH is encoded by the coding sequence ATGCAAAGGAAAGGTAAAATTGGAATCAGCGTGCTGCTTATCGCAGCAATGCTGACAGCGATGACACTGACAGCCTGCGGCAGCAAGGATGACAGTGGCAAGACAGTCATTGAACTGGTTCAGTACAAACCGGAGGCGGTCGATGCCTTCGAGGCGATTGAAGAAAAGTTCAATGCGACACATGACGATATCCAGCTTAAGATCGAATCCCCGAATGATGCGATGACGATCTTAAAGACCCGGTTTATCCGCGAGGACGCGCCGGACATTATCGGAATCGGTGGAGATGTAAACTTCTCCTCTTTCATTGATTCAGATATGCTGATGGATATCTCAGATTTTGAAGGACTTGCTGATATCAAACAGTCTTATAAGGATATCGACAAAGCCCTTGAATATGTTCCGGAGGAAGGTGTATACGCAGTACCGTATGTGGCAAATGCCGCAGGTATCCTGTACAACCGGGAGATGTTCAAAGAACACGGATGGGAGATCCCGGAGACCTGGGACGAGTTCATTTCCCTGTGTGACGAGATTCAGGCAGAAGGCATTATGCCTCTGTATTTTGGATTTAAAGATGTATGGACGACCCTGGCGCCGTGGAATGCGATGGCAGTAGGTATCGCAGATGCAGATGTATGCCGCCAGGTAAACAAAGGCGAGACCACTTTCACGGAAGAATACCGCGAGGTGGCCCAGAAGATGCTTGAGCTTCTGCCTTATGGCCCGGACGATCCGTTTGCTTACGATTACAACGGTGCATGTACCGCATTTGCAAATGGAGAATCCGCAATGTACACCATCGGTAGCTATGCAGTACCGCAGATCATGTCCGTAAACCCGGATATGGATATTGATTCCTTCGTGTTCCCTGTAAATGACAAAGAAGAGGATAACATCCTGAACTCAGGTATTGACCTTCAGTTTTGCGTTATGAATGACTGCGAAAACAAAGAGGCAGCGTACGAAGTATTAAGTTTCCTATTGAAGGACGAGAGTATTCAGGAATATCTGGACAATCAGAATGCTGTACCGTGTAAGGAAGGCGATTTCCAATTACCGTCCATGCTTGACGGTATGAAGAAGTATATCGATGAGGACAGGATGGCAGATTATCAGGATCACTACTATCCGGCAGAGATGTCAGTTGACGCGCAGATTCAGACCTTCCTTATGAAGAAGGACGTAGACGCGTTCCTGACTAAGTTCGATAAGGACTGGATCCGTTATAACCGTGACATCATCCGTAAAGTAGAAGATTATGAGGCCGAACATTAG